The following are encoded in a window of Qipengyuania soli genomic DNA:
- a CDS encoding Z1 domain-containing protein, whose protein sequence is MTPQGWRLSCDRSIPSGTIGAKLHRLSRTSSRNMPVMNDPLRQLDQMVSVLVANDQNRTGESIRERIEQTRAIPIFEDVSDEQCEQLARELEERIGISMGFGAVVTSKDFKPWLEDAKANELFEPYYWDRYKKLLQDKRLPGDVITSTDEVTDRILGRMGNPRDEKAWDRKGMVVGHVQSGKTANYTGLVCKAADAGYRLIVVIAGIHNNLRNQTQARIDEGFIGRDTGRLEQRDTRDKPKIIGVGRYDARKAPVSLTTTLRDFNKATATTNTSQISSYAVPVVLVIKKNYRTLSNLIDWLKEHSAREGTEMVDQPMLLIDDEADNASINIQYGRNEISRINGQIRDLLGMFQRSCYVGYTATPFANIFIDPDTDEDVENEDLFPRHFIIGLDAPSNYFGARKVFIDGLPDEEAERPQYLRFIEDNGDLLPVKHKIDHPITELPESMKEALRAFLIARALRNARGQKAQHASMLVNASRFTGIQNTLKLRLYEILKVYENALRVNGSRSDAIAASPEIAELQETWKAEYSSVSTWDEVLANLLGAAASAQVIAVNSSSPGSLDYENAGDTGLTVIAVGGFSLSRGLTLEGLTVSYFLRNSMMYDTLMQMGRWFGYRTNYEDLCRIWMPEEAASWYAHIAEATDELLRELKRMEQTNATPEEFGLAVRSHPSALMVTARNKMGSGEKHLFVGLSNNFIETTKLGNDEGIRRRNREAQTRLFEGLRRIGKEQNSAEEVPGGYLLRHVPVELVDSFLREFDNVRESILTDTRPVREYIRKRSADELAEWELLVVTTSQSPEPVQEIDGWQIKPVRRRIGGSSLEENGLLAISDKKARLASRGVERAGLSDHQREKAEQDYRASSEGKAKSNFPDRIYREVRKRPLLILFNIRITDDGLTEKQAALLPTEPVVGWGISFPPSANADKKVEYILNTTKLQEMFGDPDDDEETEFEDD, encoded by the coding sequence ATGACGCCGCAAGGGTGGAGACTCTCGTGCGACAGATCGATCCCTTCAGGGACAATTGGAGCGAAACTTCATCGCTTGTCGCGAACATCATCAAGGAACATGCCGGTAATGAATGACCCTCTCCGTCAGCTCGATCAAATGGTCTCGGTGCTCGTCGCGAATGACCAGAACAGGACGGGCGAGAGCATTCGCGAAAGGATCGAGCAGACCCGGGCGATCCCGATCTTCGAAGACGTTAGCGATGAGCAATGCGAGCAGCTGGCGCGCGAACTCGAGGAACGGATCGGTATCAGCATGGGCTTCGGGGCAGTCGTCACCTCGAAGGATTTCAAGCCGTGGCTGGAAGACGCCAAGGCGAACGAACTTTTCGAACCTTACTACTGGGATCGATACAAGAAGCTTCTCCAGGACAAGCGCCTTCCCGGTGATGTCATCACCTCGACCGACGAGGTTACCGACCGGATTTTGGGGCGCATGGGAAATCCGCGCGACGAGAAGGCTTGGGACCGGAAGGGCATGGTTGTCGGCCATGTCCAGAGTGGCAAGACGGCGAACTACACCGGTCTGGTATGCAAGGCGGCGGACGCCGGCTATCGGCTGATCGTGGTGATCGCGGGCATCCACAACAACCTGCGCAACCAGACCCAGGCACGCATAGACGAGGGCTTCATCGGTCGCGACACAGGTCGCCTCGAGCAACGTGACACGCGTGACAAACCAAAGATCATCGGGGTCGGACGCTACGATGCCAGGAAGGCTCCCGTTAGCCTCACGACCACGCTGAGGGACTTCAACAAGGCTACAGCGACCACCAATACCAGCCAGATCAGCTCTTACGCTGTCCCCGTCGTTCTCGTCATCAAGAAGAACTACCGGACGCTATCGAACCTCATCGACTGGCTCAAGGAACATAGCGCTCGCGAAGGGACGGAAATGGTCGATCAGCCGATGCTTCTGATCGATGATGAGGCCGACAATGCGTCAATCAATATTCAATACGGACGGAACGAGATATCGCGCATCAATGGACAGATCAGGGACCTTCTCGGGATGTTCCAGCGCAGTTGCTACGTCGGCTACACGGCAACCCCGTTCGCCAACATCTTCATCGATCCGGACACCGATGAGGATGTCGAGAACGAAGACCTGTTCCCTCGGCATTTCATCATCGGCCTCGATGCCCCGTCGAACTATTTCGGTGCGCGGAAGGTGTTCATCGACGGCCTGCCTGACGAGGAAGCCGAACGACCGCAGTATCTGAGATTCATTGAGGACAACGGCGACCTGCTGCCGGTCAAGCACAAGATCGACCACCCGATCACCGAGTTGCCGGAAAGCATGAAGGAGGCACTGAGAGCGTTCCTCATTGCCCGTGCCCTGAGGAATGCCCGTGGTCAGAAGGCGCAACACGCATCCATGCTGGTCAATGCCAGTCGATTCACCGGCATCCAGAATACCCTGAAGCTTCGGCTTTACGAGATCCTCAAGGTCTACGAGAATGCCTTGCGCGTGAACGGGAGCAGGTCCGACGCGATCGCTGCCAGCCCGGAGATCGCCGAGCTGCAGGAAACGTGGAAGGCCGAATATTCCTCGGTTTCCACGTGGGACGAGGTTCTCGCGAACCTTCTCGGCGCGGCGGCTTCGGCCCAGGTGATAGCGGTCAACAGTTCTTCACCCGGTAGCCTTGATTACGAAAATGCCGGCGACACAGGCCTCACCGTCATCGCCGTGGGCGGTTTCTCGCTATCCCGCGGCCTTACCCTTGAAGGCCTAACTGTGTCCTACTTCCTGCGAAACTCCATGATGTATGACACGCTGATGCAAATGGGCCGATGGTTCGGATACCGAACGAATTACGAGGATCTTTGCCGGATTTGGATGCCCGAAGAGGCGGCCTCCTGGTATGCCCACATCGCGGAAGCGACAGATGAGCTACTCCGCGAACTCAAACGCATGGAACAGACTAATGCAACGCCCGAGGAGTTCGGTCTGGCCGTGCGCAGTCACCCGAGCGCACTCATGGTGACCGCGCGAAACAAGATGGGTTCGGGTGAAAAGCACTTGTTCGTCGGGCTTTCGAACAACTTCATCGAAACGACGAAACTTGGCAACGATGAGGGGATAAGGCGGAGGAACCGCGAAGCGCAGACACGACTATTCGAAGGTTTGCGCAGAATCGGAAAAGAGCAGAATTCAGCGGAGGAAGTTCCGGGGGGATACCTGCTCAGGCATGTTCCGGTCGAGCTGGTCGACAGCTTCCTGCGGGAGTTCGACAATGTCCGCGAGTCCATTCTTACCGATACGCGACCTGTGCGGGAATACATTCGGAAGCGGTCGGCAGATGAGCTTGCCGAATGGGAATTACTTGTAGTCACTACCAGCCAGAGCCCCGAGCCAGTTCAGGAGATTGATGGCTGGCAGATCAAACCTGTGCGGCGAAGGATCGGTGGGAGCTCGCTTGAGGAGAACGGCCTTCTCGCGATCAGCGACAAGAAGGCTCGTCTGGCGTCACGTGGCGTGGAGCGAGCCGGCCTCTCTGATCATCAAAGGGAAAAGGCTGAGCAGGACTACCGAGCATCAAGCGAGGGCAAGGCGAAAAGCAACTTTCCCGATAGAATCTATCGGGAAGTGCGAAAGCGCCCTCTCCTCATACTGTTCAACATTCGCATCACCGACGATGGCCTGACCGAAAAGCAGGCCGCATTGCTACCGACCGAGCCAGTCGTTGGCTGGGGCATCAGCTTCCCTCCTTCAGCAAACGCCGACAAGAAGGTCGAATACATCCTGAATACAACAAAGCTTCAGGAGATGTTCGGCGATCCAGATGACGACGAAGAAACGGAGTTCGAAGATGACTGA
- a CDS encoding ATP-binding protein codes for MPDKISATSGNRTVADATPYAASLIQSLRDIGYSCETALADIIDNSITAGARKIAILCDANGADPAIGILDDGQGMDLGELVEAMRPGSRNPLDVRDSGDLGRFGLGLKSASFSQCKKLTVVSRKNGQTVGATWDLDEVGRSNRWEIETHHDVANLLWADRLENTGTLVIWRSLDRLSGGIENDDRRRSEHVNRMIAEAERHIRLVFHRFMEDDRPPLRLSLNGRELEPLDPFGRAFPSHQCEPRDELKLGRGTVIFQSFTLPHHKSISKADWEDLGGPDGHLKSQGFYVYRGRRLIIAGSWLGLARQTELTKLCRIRVDIPNTMDADWKIDVKKASAQLPPAVRERMRLLVERLSLTSRRTYQRRGQRLVDETSMPLWQRVQKDGTIIYRPDPAHPLLSDFSANLAPQQQAEFANLIGLLGSTMPVAALHADFSGSAEKVTTEGVDTEAARQMAAAIIPRLFEQGHDAARVETLVRQIDPFRDNWSETSSLVANIIKEHAGNE; via the coding sequence GTGCCTGATAAAATCAGCGCGACCAGCGGAAATAGAACGGTGGCAGACGCGACGCCTTATGCAGCCTCGCTCATCCAGAGTCTGCGAGACATCGGGTATTCTTGTGAGACGGCACTCGCAGACATTATCGACAACTCGATAACGGCCGGTGCGCGCAAAATTGCCATTCTCTGTGATGCGAATGGTGCCGATCCCGCCATCGGCATTCTGGACGATGGACAGGGCATGGACCTTGGGGAACTTGTGGAAGCGATGCGCCCAGGCAGCCGCAACCCGCTTGACGTGCGCGATTCCGGTGACCTTGGCAGGTTTGGATTAGGCCTGAAAAGTGCGAGCTTTTCGCAATGCAAGAAGCTTACCGTCGTTAGTCGAAAGAACGGACAGACGGTTGGCGCTACGTGGGATCTCGACGAAGTAGGCCGGAGCAATCGCTGGGAGATCGAGACCCATCACGACGTCGCAAATCTCCTGTGGGCCGACAGGTTGGAAAATACTGGCACTTTAGTAATTTGGAGATCACTCGACCGGCTTTCAGGAGGCATAGAGAACGACGATCGAAGGCGCTCCGAGCATGTCAATCGGATGATCGCAGAGGCCGAACGTCATATCCGCCTCGTCTTTCACCGGTTCATGGAGGATGATCGACCACCCCTTCGACTATCGCTCAATGGACGCGAACTCGAACCACTTGACCCGTTTGGACGTGCGTTTCCCTCGCATCAATGCGAGCCGCGGGATGAGCTGAAGCTAGGGCGCGGAACTGTGATTTTTCAAAGTTTCACGCTTCCGCACCATAAGTCCATCTCGAAAGCCGATTGGGAAGATCTGGGCGGCCCCGACGGTCACCTCAAGAGCCAAGGCTTTTACGTCTATCGCGGGCGGCGCCTCATCATTGCAGGAAGCTGGCTGGGACTTGCTCGACAGACAGAACTGACAAAACTCTGTCGCATACGTGTCGACATACCGAACACGATGGATGCTGACTGGAAGATCGATGTAAAGAAGGCCTCTGCGCAACTTCCTCCTGCTGTCCGGGAGCGGATGCGCCTGCTCGTGGAGCGGCTCTCGCTGACTTCTCGCAGGACCTATCAGAGACGAGGCCAAAGGCTCGTCGATGAGACCAGCATGCCTCTCTGGCAGCGTGTCCAGAAGGACGGAACGATCATCTACCGGCCTGATCCGGCGCATCCGCTATTGTCGGACTTTTCAGCAAATCTTGCTCCGCAGCAGCAGGCGGAATTCGCCAATCTCATAGGCCTTCTCGGCTCCACTATGCCGGTTGCCGCGTTGCATGCCGACTTCTCGGGAAGCGCCGAAAAGGTGACCACCGAGGGCGTCGATACCGAGGCGGCGCGGCAGATGGCTGCCGCCATAATTCCGCGCCTTTTCGAGCAAGGGCATGACGCCGCAAGGGTGGAGACTCTCGTGCGACAGATCGATCCCTTCAGGGACAATTGGAGCGAAACTTCATCGCTTGTCGCGAACATCATCAAGGAACATGCCGGTAATGAATGA